The genomic window CCCGGAGGACGGCATCGCCGTGAACGTCTCGTACGGGGACAGCCTGCTGCACAGCGAGGCCGTGAAAGGTGCGTGCATGCTGCATGGAGCGGGCCGGCACCAGCTGTGCTGCAAAGCACGCCGTGGAGAGAAGCCAGTGCTTTCGAACGTGTGAACAatcaaccagtggcgtagccaggatttgtgtatggggggtgttaagaagcatgccaccgcccccccccccccccccgccccgtaTTAAAACGGaggttccgggggtcctcccgcgggaaaatttggattttaaggtgtaaaatagtgctattttagcagttttcagtacttaaatttaaatattgtaatggtaaaaattttattaattttaatatgaaatttgtttgagtgatgaataagaaattaattaaagatttgtagctaaggggggggggggtgtgttgaaccctcttaacccccccccccctctggctacgcccctgcaatCAACGCTACTGCATCTTCGCGTTAATTTTTAACGAGTAGCATCTTAGCCCTTGGTGTAAGGCATTTTGGcgggagtaattccgtgaatgcgacggaagtcaaggaacggaaatgcgtaacaaccacggtgctgacatctgtggaAGATGGCGTGAATCGGAGTTCACAAATACAgagggaaacttcatagtattaaattttcagtgaattttaacaatatcgGCAGTATtcgttgtcgaaaatcaggtatgaagccttttttcgcttttatcggagcagtttcgttatttactttaaaatgttggtttgcCAATCGAATGATGCAATAATCAACGTAGCTGCCAGGCAGAGAATCCTAGTGGAggttgtggaaactacgtgtgattcgcgtcaataaatgtagttaaaaacacatcCGTGCgtgtgtttatatttattttaaataatcctacGTTTAATTTCGTGCTCGAGAttttattataagtgtatatgtaaGACGAGACCAAattaatttgctctttaccgaggttagatgtcacacgTCATTGGCGAgtatgaaagactcgctcacaattttttaaggatatatttatgtttatttaagtaattaatgTATTAATGATTAATTTCAACCAGTGTAGCCGTAGAGAAAATCCTGAGCCAGGGCTTAGTAAATTAAACGGCCTTGAGGATGAGCAGTTAGGCTTGACGGACTGTGACTGCGGCGTGCATGGCCGCTGCAGCGCACAATGTCGCCGGCCGACTCCCTCACTTCGCGTCGCGAGCTGCCAGACGACAGACTGTTCCTCTCTCGAGCTTTGGGACTCTGGACCGAGCCTCAAGCCGTTCCGAAGATACGACAATCACGCACGGAAAATTGATATCCGTAAAGCACTATAAAGCTGAGTTATAACTTGATGAACTTTAAAAGTTGATGTATAAATCACGAGATAATTGAGTCATTGTGaatttatatataagtatattttttttgttaaaaaaagttacgtgttCACGTAAAAGCGGAGTAAAAAGTTATTTCAACTTGagatatcacaataaaataaaagctaaatttgtggttttttttatattttcatataaagtatttataatatttcataaaaagGTTGAAATGATTTATTTAGGTTCGTTATTGAAGACCACAGAATTGTAAATGTCCCATGGCTAATCTCTGacctattatttaatgtaatttattgcaACTTTGTACGATAGCCTCTCCCAAAAAGTCAACCTGGATCCGTCCCTGATCCAAGGCCGGTTTAAAGACTACGTAAGAAACGCAAAGGTGCGAGAAATGCAAGAGGCAAAATGTTCAGAAAAATCACATTTTAGAGAACCGATTAATGAACTCTGAAAGGCGCAATAGcacaacgcaagtattgttcaacttccaacttttttttttttttgcttgcgtTTTCGATGGTCATATTTGAAGAGCAGTGTTAACGAAAACTTTTTTAAGATGCAGACGTTATATGCGTAGAAGCCCtcgatgttatttttttattatttatatcatgtttacacttgttaaactttcacgGGGTGAaagaaaacaacttttttttaaatcaatttattgaaatttttttctttataaatattaATCATAAAAAGAAGCCTCAGTTAAAACTAATGTTTTGTACTGTATTACGTTTTGTAGTTACAGGGTTGATGACTCTGTTGCGACTTTCGTGCTTGATAAACGACTGTGACTGTTGcgtgggaatccttcttttcacagacgagagagccaaacccccgatcgtgcatcttcggtttttttttggttcattgtaaataaatatggcggggGTGTtcataaaaggatactaatggtcaattaggttaggttagctacattataaatactttaaaacattgtggacggttgattttgttaggatagctacgtaaaagatacggaaaaaaaaagcatgagcttcggggaacttcgggttttggctctctcgtgtgtgaaaagAATGGCTTCCCCCTGCTGCGTGGTGTCGTCCCGGGCGAGACCCCCCCCCCACTACCGACgccgcgcgcgcgtgtgtgcgcAGGCGCGAACCCGCCGCCCGCCTGCATCGACGTGCTGTCCGACCTGGCGCAGCTGTGCGCGCGCTTCGTGGACCTGGCGCCGACGCGCGACGGGCTGCGCTGGTGCCTGCAGGTGGAGCCCACGCTGCTGGGCGGCGCGCAGGCCGAGTACCACGTGGGCTGCTTCCGCATGGCGCCCGCCGGCATGCAGCTCGACCCGGCCTACAACCGCACCCGCCCGCCGCCAGCCAGGTACCACCTAACCTCACTTCGCCGCGCTCCACGCGCCAAAAACATTCCGTTGTTTTCAagttattgactttttttttttgacgtaacaacgtccaataaatcgatgtacgccggctgcacgcacgaaaaagtatcccatCTGTGCATGATGGTGGCAAGCaccgtttacgattcaggcagcgaattatagcggtgggCATAGGCAGCAAGTGTGTCATTCGTGTCTCTAAATTTGGTATGTACTTAAGCTAATATTTCATTGATCAGTATATTtttcacgctcgacattattttaaaaaaaattctacgttaaatttcgtattataagtaggtatatttgcaacatgagcaccatgagaacacatgaatttgctcgttaccgatgttagacgtttacacatcactggcgagtactgaaagactcgcccacttttttatcagttttttttatccgttattgaggtttatttatgacatacagtgttaCCAGCGATGTCGTATTACAGGagagaaaaaaatcaatgttCCACGTTGCAAGAATCATTGAAAGGACGTATTCGCCCATGCCTTGGCTGTAATCCGAATCATCAATTGCCGGTATGAGTGCAACAGCGCTGCCACTCGACCACGTGGCAAGAACTCTGTTGAAAACACGTGCTGGACGCTCTAGTGTGTAcatcacacagaaaaaaattctgtgcttttaccaaagattccataggaaacaagttgccaagaagtagtcagaacactacaagaaatatatcgtggtcttagtggaaaaagttggtaagtccactttttttgtgaaaatgagttatcTTCACAGATTAAGTTGTAGCCtaagggcaatatcttcgccaagaaaacgtttggaagttCAAATAATGAATTATTGTGGACGTTTGTTCTAGCTatatttcggcaagtccattataacgctattctaggcaagcaaaacttggtaagtgaactaaccgactttttccactaagcccacgatatttTAACaatgtacaacacatggatatggttatttttgcatacatgaaatacgtttatcgagataatactgagtgtttcgtacgaaaattggtgcaagattttatattttagttgatatttcattcaataataataaccttaaatcatggaaaagataatcgattgttaaataattttactttattttgttttattgtgcttattgatgtgcgtagttaatactgtaaaggtGTAAGGCTTTCAGGGAACTtgaaatattggaggtactgggacaacacaaacccagtagtgatacggttgttttcattttaatgtacaaatttacaaatatctgtaatttttcacaaatatttatgtttcatttacaaaaaaaaattgcttggaaTCCACGCgtgacaaaagtgaaacttcttgcttattatattattaggtataggaaacattaTTATATTTGGCTGTGGGCTGTggttacagattaaaaaaaaactatgcgaACGCCAAATTaatgctattgcgcaagtgtgcaggtatgcaagtgtgaaagtatgcaagtgcgcaagtacatgtatgcgagtgtgcaagcatgcaagtgtgtcCCCTGTCGCCGCCTCCTCTACTCCCCTCGTGCAAAGTCGCTTGACtgtaagcaggggcgcaacaactaaatttccaaagggggggggggcaatatacctttttataaagaatcatcgatcccccccccctattaaagcgggggggggtcCGGAggtactcccccgggaaaattttgtatatttcaaggtggaaaatggtgctatttaagcagttttattatctaaaaattgattacacagcactttcttttgcccccgtttgcccccacttcaatgtttcagaggggagggggggaggcaaaatacccttgcccccccccccttgttgtagCGCCCCTGACTGTGAGAGAGTGCCAGTGCGCGGCGGGCGGACCGGAGAGCGAGTGCGAGCGCGTGCTCTGGTGACGCAGCAGCGCGGGGACTGAGGCGCCGGCCGAGGAGGCGCAGATCAACGAGGAGGCGCTGCTGGCGGCGGTGAGCGAGTCCGCGGAGCAGGGCATCGCCTTCTTCAGCAACCTGCTGGGGCTGGCGCTCGCCCCCGACAACACCACCACGGCCCCTGACGTCACCACCGCGC from Bacillus rossius redtenbacheri isolate Brsri chromosome 1, Brsri_v3, whole genome shotgun sequence includes these protein-coding regions:
- the LOC134533005 gene encoding uncharacterized protein LOC134533005; protein product: APEAPGGGGLSKCSCEGPACDCCVDFNLTFIDLGGPGCVRMKYVSPEDGIAVNVSYGDSLLHSEAVKGANPPPACIDVLSDLAQLCARFVDLAPTRDGLRWCLQVEPTLLGGAQAEYHVGCFRMAPAGMQLDPAYNRTRPPPASSAGTEAPAEEAQINEEALLAAVSESAEQGIAFFSNLLGLALAPDNTTTAPDVTTAQPPAAGKHHSARSALNGLE